Proteins co-encoded in one Erinaceus europaeus chromosome X, mEriEur2.1, whole genome shotgun sequence genomic window:
- the RPS4X gene encoding small ribosomal subunit protein eS4, X isoform: MARGPKKHLKRVAAPKHWMLDKLTGVFAPRPSTGPHKLRECLPLIIFLRNRLKYALTGDEVKKICMQRFIKIDGKVRTDITYPAGFMDVISIDKTGENFRLIYDTKGRFAVHRITPEEAKYKLCKVRKIFVGTKGIPHLVTHDARTIRYPDPLIKVNDTIQIDLETGKITDFIKFDTGNLCMVTGGANLGRIGVITNRERHPGSFDVVHVKDANGNSFATRLSNIFVIGKGNKPWISLPRGKGIRLTIAEERDKRLAAKQSSG, translated from the exons ATG GCTCGTGGTCCTAAGAAACACCTGAAGCGCGTGGCCGCTCCAAAGCATTGGATGCTGGATAAACTCACAGGGGTGTTT GCTCCTCGTCCATCCACGGGACCCCACAAGCTGAGAGAATGCCTCCCTCTCATAATTTTTCTAAGGAATAGACTTAAGTATGCTCTAACaggagatgaagtgaagaagataTGCATGCAGAGGTTCATTAAGATTGACGGCAAGGTCCGCACTGATATAACCTATCCTGCTGGTTTTATGG ATGTCATCAGCATTGACAAGACTGGTGAGAATTTTCGTCTTATTTATGACACAAAGGGTCGCTTTGCTGTCCATCGAATCACACCTGAGGAGGCTAAG TACAAGTTGTGCAAAGTGAGGAAGATCTTTGTGGGCACCAAAGGAATCCCTCACCTGGTAACCCATGATGCTCGAACTATCCGTTATCCGGATCCCCTCATCAAGGTGAATGACACCATTCAGATTGATTTGGAAACTGGTAAAATCACTGACTTCATCAAATTTGACACTG GTAATTTGTGCATGGTGACTGGAGGTGCTAATCTGGGAAGAATTGGTGTTATCACCAACAGAGAGAGACATCCTGGTTCTTTTGATGTGGTCCACGTAAAGGATGCCAATGGCAACAGCTTTGCCACTCGCCTTTCCAACATTTTTGTTATTGGCAAA GGCAATAAACCATGGATTTCACTTCCCAGAGGAAAAGGTATCCGCCTCACTATTGctgaagagagagacaaaagactGGCTGCCAAGCAGAGCAGTGGATGA